The stretch of DNA GTGGGGACGCATCGTCCCGTCGACCACGAAGGTCCCGTCGGCCGTCTCGGGCGAGAGAAAGACCTCGCCCGCGGGGAGGTTGGACATCTCGCCGGGCTCGTGGACGATGCCGGTGTCGAGGTTCCACTCCCGGTCGCCGACGCCGAAGACGATATCGGTGCCCTGTGGTGAGGTGACCCGGATCTCCTCGGCGTCCTCGACCTGTGCGAGCACGTCCTCGCAGTGGCGTCGGATGGCCTCGTAGTCGGCGTCCAGACCCGTCAGGAACACGTCCTCGGTGATGCCGGGCAGGGTCGCCACCCGGGCTCCGGCGGCGTTTGCCTCGCTGCGGGCCTCGGTGTGGCTCAGGCTCTTGGTCGTCGGAGCCAGCACGACGTCGGCGGTCGCCATCGCGCCGGCGACGGGGGCCGGCGGCTCGGCCCCGTGTTGCTCGCCCGGCGGGTAGCGGAGGACGACGGCGTCGTCCGTAATCTCGCTGGCGACGCGGTACAGCGCCTCGCCGATCGGCCGTCGCTCGTCGTCGGTCACGACGGCACACGACTCGTCTCCCTGGAGGTCCAGACACTGTCGGACCGCGGTCTCCGCCGGTGCTCGGAGCGAGGAGTTGCCCATACCGTCGTCTGGGGTCGCTGCCGGATTAATGCTTGATGGATTCGGCCACCGCCACCGTGTGTCACGGTACCGTGCCGATAGTACAACGATCCGAGTTAGTTTCTATAATTATTAACCGCAACAAATATCTTGACCCCGCGCGAACCCTGTCGTATGCTCCACGTGGGCATCAACGGCTTCGGCACCATCGGCAAGCGGGTCGCCGACGCGGTCCGAACACAGCCCGATATGACGGTCGCTGGCGTCGCCAAACGGTCTCCGAACTTCGAAGCCGCGATCGCGCACGACCGCGGCTACGACCTCTACGCGGCCGGCGACGACGGCCACGACTTCGCGGCGGCGGACCTCCCGACCGCCGGGACCGTCGACGACATGATCCAGGAGAGCGACGTCGTCGTCGACACCACGCCGGGCGGCGTCGGGGCGACCAACGCCGACCGCTACGCCGACCACGACACGCCGGCCATCTTCCAGGGGGGCGAGGCCGCCGACGTGGCCGAGGTCAGTTTCAACGCCCGCGCGAACTACGACGCGGCGGTGGGTGCCGACTCCGCCCGCGTGGTCTCCTGTAACACCACGGGCCTCTCGCGCCTGCTCGCGCCGCTGGAGGAGACTTACGGCGTCGAGAAGGCCCGCGTGACCCTCGTCCGCCGTGGCGGCGACCCCGGGCAGACCTCCCGAGGCCCCATCAACGACACACTCCCGGACCCGGTGGAGATCCCGTCCCACCACGGCCCCGACGTGAAGACGGTCTTCCCGGACCTGGAGATCGACACGATGGGGATGAAGGTGCCGACGACGCAGATGCACACCCACAGCGTCAACGTCACCCTCGACGCGAACCCCGACGCCAGCGAGGT from Haloarcula litorea encodes:
- a CDS encoding aminopeptidase, yielding MGNSSLRAPAETAVRQCLDLQGDESCAVVTDDERRPIGEALYRVASEITDDAVVLRYPPGEQHGAEPPAPVAGAMATADVVLAPTTKSLSHTEARSEANAAGARVATLPGITEDVFLTGLDADYEAIRRHCEDVLAQVEDAEEIRVTSPQGTDIVFGVGDREWNLDTGIVHEPGEMSNLPAGEVFLSPETADGTFVVDGTMRPHGKLDGQRLRFEVEDGYVTEVSDDAVRAELAAAAEEVGRDAYNLAELGIGTNVAVTELVGSVLLDEKAGGTVHIAVGDDHAIGGDTHAPVHLDGILTEPTVYADGAEVALPRSE
- a CDS encoding type II glyceraldehyde-3-phosphate dehydrogenase — protein: MLHVGINGFGTIGKRVADAVRTQPDMTVAGVAKRSPNFEAAIAHDRGYDLYAAGDDGHDFAAADLPTAGTVDDMIQESDVVVDTTPGGVGATNADRYADHDTPAIFQGGEAADVAEVSFNARANYDAAVGADSARVVSCNTTGLSRLLAPLEETYGVEKARVTLVRRGGDPGQTSRGPINDTLPDPVEIPSHHGPDVKTVFPDLEIDTMGMKVPTTQMHTHSVNVTLDANPDASEVRDLLSRESRLFLIPETLGIDGAGKLKEYTRDAGRPRGDVWENCIWAESVTVSDGDLYCFQAIHQEADVIPENVDAIRALSERTASAETSIQRTNDALGVGRGLVEHEEPARHADSAADD